From the Choristoneura fumiferana chromosome 15, NRCan_CFum_1, whole genome shotgun sequence genome, the window TACACGGGGGGAGGGAGGgtcaaaaatctccaaaaattgcgTTAAGTATATTACTGGAACGCCCCCGTAGTAGATTTGATACATTAGGTATGTTTTGCCACCTACTTTTGCTTACGTTGCAATTTTTGTCTACCCTTGGAAAATCCAACGCCCTAATTTTAGGACATACGTCAAAGCAAATGGCAACTTTTGCTGAtaacattaagttttaaattctaataatcgaaATTTGTCGTTGGTGTTACGAAGCTATATTACCTGCTTTCTAGGTGCAactttatccatactaatattataaatgcaaaagtgtgtgtgtttgtatgattgtccgtctttcacgtcgaaacggagcgacggatcgacatgttttttggcatagagatagagagaacagcgcacgataaccgaattccacgcaggcgaagccgcgggcaaaagctagtattccaTATATTTTTACGAGTATGCAGGGTATCTAAAACAACGATATAGGGACTTGAGGAGGTGATAAACTAGAGTGTTATGAAGAGTTTGAACTAATAATGAAAGAGATTAACccccgtctctgtttgttttgttcgaatagaaagagacggcatcacatttatgcgTCGAATAAAAAGTCTTTTAAGGTCTTTTGGGAAAACTCGACTCTTTTTTGGCCTCGCAACTAGACTAGTCGTTtaacttttaggggctgtttcaccatccattgattagtgttaactgacggttaaatgtgatgccgtctccgtctatccgaacaaagcaaatagagacggaatcacatttaaccgtcctCTTAGTCTTGAGTCACACAAATGATTGACTTTCaatattgtcattttttatCTGAGATAAACTCAGCTCaaactttaaatttgacattgtagctatatattttatactgGCCCCCGAATTTAAACCAAAGGCAGCTCTTGGTACAAATCTCTCTTTGCTGAAAGATACAGGGTGCTGATGAAATTCTGATACCGATAAGTTTTATAGCAGTTCGTTATTTTTAGTGATTTCTTTTGGCGGgccaataaactttttattcTCTGTCTTGCAGAGCTTTGTTACAGCCGAAGTTTTATGCCGATCTGTCAAAATTAGAAACAGTCTGGTGGAGTTAGAAAATATGCTGAAAGGTTTTGGATTAAGTTGATTTTGTTTTAGGTTGACTCATCATCTCGGGCTATAGAAGCGCTTGGGCCGTTTGGGTAGAAACCTTTATACAAATACACCTGACAAACTTTGACCTACTCACGTTTATTTACGTTCACGTTTTTCACTTATGCCAATTTAGATTCTAGATTTAAAAAGACAGGGTTGCGTTTTATTTACTAGCTAATTTAGCTGCGTTTCGCTGCTGGTAGCATGCATGAATAGAACGGCCCTGAGAATTCAGATGGGCTCGCAGTCTCCAAAGTAGGGTAAGCTAACATAGAACAAGCCAAACAGGGGAGCCAACGCATTTACTAGCCTCATATATATAAGCATACTAGTTAACCCAAAACTGAATGTAGTTTGGGTACCATTGCGGGACGCCGTGGCATTTTGATTCTCaccaataaaaattaaaaaatgatgtgccgcctattgtttaccttagaaatctctatgtatatacccgtgttttctgtactgcttactgtgttggggtgcaataaaaagttacttatttcacttctcatgctctaaaagtaggtcaatatagccttgcgaggcgggagtaaagtgagtactttagtccctagggagtaaaataattatttttctaattacttcgagtgacttagataaactcaaacagccagtacttgcttagtttgtggcataaaataagactatgtgtggaccattttcatgacgaaaatgttacgttcttagtctacgtggtcttagttctatgcttttttcGCATAGAAGGGGGTGCCAtcctatttattccagtttgcgtatggaccatttcgccgatgcgattttgttataatatctgtgtctggttggaaaaaaatacttaccgtgAAAACTTTCAAGTTGTTATGGAgtgtaaatcataaacgattaatgactatttttttctcgcaatcgaagtgaaaaatagagttttcacctcgagactcaAATAaacctcggataaatagacaccctcgctaaagctcgggtggctaataataataataataataataataataataataaatttatttcagaccaaggATCCATATTATTGTTAGTATGGTTTGTGCAACCTTAAAACTAGTGTTAATGGTAACAAACAGAACACacagataattattatttatgggCATGGAGCCCGATCCACCTCCCCAGCACTGGCGAGTCCCAGCGATCAACAACAGCGCGCAGAAGCGTGTTGCGGCTGTCGCGCACGCGCTGTAGCATGgaggcgctgcgcgcgcgcatgaTGGCGGCAAATCCCGCCGTGTTGGACTCCAAGAACATCGCGGAAGCGCTGCAATAGCGCGGCAGCCGCAACAACGCTCTATACGCGCTGTTGTATTGAACTCGCAGGTCGCTGTATGCCTTCTGCGTATAGTTTACCCATAGGCTGCATGTATAAAATGACTGGCAGTATGCTTTAAACAGCGTGACTTTTACTGGCACAGAACATTTCGAAAACCTACGGGCCAACATGTTGCATCGGACAGCCAGCGCCCTGCGCTCCCTCTCAATATCAGTGTTGTCCCTTTGATCAGCAGTGACCCAATGacccaaatatttgaacttatCCACTCTGTTTAATTTTACACCAGTAAGTAAAAAATCAGGAGCATCAGTATAACGGATGTTATCTGGTTTGAACATCATAAACTCACTCTTTTGAGCGTTGTACTTAAGTCCATTGGTCACCGCATAGGACTCGCAAATACTGAGCAGTTTCTTTAGAGCTCCGCTTGAGGGGCTCAGCAGCACCATGTCGTCTGcgtaactaatattatttacacaGACTCCATTAATATGGCAACCGATACCGGTGCCACTGAGCTCCTCAATCAGCGCGTCAACGTACAGGTTGAAGAGCGTGGGAGAAGTCAGCCCCCCCTGTCTCACCCCGCACTCCAACCTGTACTCATCCGAGAAAGTGCGTGCCCATCTCACACAATTGTTTTGACTACCATACCAGTGCATAAACAAGGATGTTATTTCTCCAGGTACGcttgtttcattttttaatttcttccaAAGCACGTCATAGGCAACAAGATCAAAGGCTTTTGACAAGTCAAGGAAAACAGCGTACACTGGCGTTTTCCTACTGGTGTAGTACTTCACCGTCTCCTTGAGACACAGGACAGCACTTTCACAAGAAAGATTCGGTCTAAAGCCAAATTGCGCATCGTTAAGTTTAATATGCTTATCCAAATACTTACCAAGGAGACTGTCAAGCACCTTGGCAATGACCGTGGCTAGAGATATCGGtctataattattaacatcTGAAGAATCAGCGGTTTTATTCTTAATTATAGGAACCACAATAGTACGCATCAAGTTTTCAGGTAGGTATGAGTGGCTTagacacaaattaaaaaacatggACAACACTCTAGGCAGATGTACACCAGCGTGCTGCAGGTGCTCGATGCTGAGGCTGTCATGGCCCGGCGACTTGCCTCGCACCATTCCCCTTATAACTGCACTCACTTCCTTCGCGGTAAAATTCACACTACGCTCCCTACTGACAGTCTCAGCATCTGGAACCCACCGCGCCGCTGGTCCCAACGGAGACTTTACACTGaaatgagagcgaaaaacattgGCTATGCTAGCGGGATCGCACACTCCCGCCACACTCACGGGGAGGCTCGGCCTTGGATTTAATCTGTTTGAACTTTTCCAAAACTGACCGAACTTTTTATTTGAGTGATGTTCAGCTATGATGTCCATTATTATTTGCTGTTGATTAATCTGGCACCATTTTAACTTTGATTTAAATATACGCCTGGACTCGCACATCTCTCTGTATACGGGGCCAGACATCGGTTTACCAAGTACCAACCAATTCCCAAAACAAAGCCTAGCCCTCTCGTGAGCGCCGCGCACGTACTTATTCCACCCAGTGACATGTTTACGTTTACAgctaattttgacatttacatTATAAGAACACTCAGCAGCTTCAGACAGTGTACAAATAATACCGTCGTACATTGAGTCTAATAGTTCTCTATGACCTTTATCACAACACATTTTATCGCAGCAATCACTAAATTCTACAGGAAAATCAAATTCTCGTAATTTTTCATGACAGATGTTATGATAATTTTCCATCTGGGATATATGACGCTCCCcccaaataactttattaacaCGCTCattattaacaaatattttcgGTTTCAAAATATCAAAGTTACACTCAATACATATTGGATAGTGATCGGACCAGTACGTGTTATATAACACTGAGCATGCGTGTATTGAGGGTTGCGCCGAGCCAGTAACTAAGCAGTGGTCAAGCCAGCGGCGACACCCGTGTGCGTCACTCACGAATGTATAGCTATCAGAAGGCAACATATCCAAGTCTATACAAGTCCACACTTGCTCGTCACAGAAAGATAAAAGTTCATTTGCAAATAACTCACCGGGATGAGCGTTATAGTCCCCTAACATAAATACCGACTCAGTATTATAGTTTTCAATAATAGCCGATATTTCACTGAGGCACTCTGTAAACTCCACTAGGTTTTCACTTGAGTCAGTAGGCATATAAACAGAGAAAACCAAAAAGCACCGATCACTGAGCTCAATTTTTATCGCGGCTAGACGTACACTGTTACACTTTATTATCGTAACGTTAGAAAACGTAGACTTTCTCCACAGTAGAGCCACTCCCCCGTATGGCCTCCCTCGTAGGACCCCGCCGAAGTATCAACAGCAGAGGTGCCCGTGAAGGCAAAGCTGTCGTCGATAGTCCCTAGGAACGCCAGGTCGTGGGGCAGCAACCACGTCTCCTGTAGTGCAACAATGTCGGCCGAACGACACAGGTTTCTAACACATTCCACAGAtcgaattatatttttacaattaaaactaattaaattgcTATTCATTCTGCAGTTCGTTTGCTCGAGCTGTTACTTTCTCACGCTTTCTAAAGTCGATAAATCGACGATAGGCTATTCCTTCTGGCCAAAAATCATTGTTCATAAATATATCAATTTTATGTTTcggtataaatattttataagaatcatagtctttttctattttcatGCTCATTTTAACcactttcacttcaaagtttgaCTTCGCCTTTATATAACCACAAATATCCTGTTCGGACAAATCTTTAGTTACATTATAAATATACAACGGAATCATAGATTCCGCAGCTCTAAATTTAGATTCTGGGTCTAGAATTGCTTTCCCCCGTTGTCCAACAAAACGATTACGAGATTTTCTCCTTTGCACAAGTATCCATTCATCAGCTGGTGGCTGTACCTTCCATTCACCTTCCCGAGCAACGCTAGCCATAGGCTTTGGTTTCGGTACCATCACCTCATCATTTATTCGCGATTCAATATTAGTGCATTCTTTAGCTGTCACAGGCGGGCATTGCAGTATAGGTACATGAGCGGGCGGCCTCGACTGCACGTCGCTCGGCTGACTCATAGTTAACGGTCGCGGCGCCGCCTTTTCGCTACCCTCTATTTGTAAAAATGCATAaccttcatttattttttgggAGTTTTTTCCTTCAATGCTACGATATACCATTTCTGGAGACGACGTATGATGTTCATGACCATCTTGAATAATGCTTTCACTACATGTAGGGGGCAACCCCATCGGTCCACTAGCACACTCGAAACTATCCATCATACAGGCACCGCGCTTTGTGTTTACATTGCACCCGTACTTATTAACTATGGATGCATTTTTAAGTATCTCCACTTCATACTTCACCGCATTAAATTGCTCTAAAGGTGTATACTCCTCCTTCATCTTTATCATGTCCTGCTGCAGCTTCACAATATCTTTTAAAAGCCGCGTTACGTCGACATGATCGAACAAAACAGGAGGTAGTTTTTCAAGATCCTTTGCAACAAACACCGGTAATTGCTCGGAATCTATACCTCTTATCAAACAGATGATGTCGTCTATGTTTCTCAGTTCCTTTCCATCCTTTTTCCGTGTTATTTTCCGCCTGTTTGTCGACACAGAATCAAACAGTAGATTTTTTGCGGTGACAATATCAGTATCAGAGAAAGCACTCAAACATATTTTACTTAAGCTTTCATCATCCATCACAGATATCTTATTATTAACAAAAGCAAGAAGCTCGTTAATAACCACATTACAATTCGCACATTTAACCACGTTAGAAGGCATCGTAACATCACTAGCAGCGACAGCGACCGAGCGCAAGCGCATGCGAGACGCAACTGATCACCTCGGGTattatattggcttattttagtccctcgataaaaaatatactattgtattgtattgtattgtaagtatatACTGAGAGTTATTGCCACAACTAAACAGTAAACTACATGTCTTGCACTATAAacgattactttgctcactcgcgaccttagcATAgatctctatgcagcaagtgtgagaccgcggatcggcaagcgaagcgtaggacgtccaccaacgagatgggcaGAAGAACAAGAACTGGTTAaaaaaggagcggccacaccgctgcttaaaatacgcaaacggtgcggaatcgcagtgatggGCCGTAAAAGTCACGAGTTTTGTTCTGTAAATTcttgacgtttacggcacgtcactgcgattccgtattttaagcagcggtgtggagagcatgcgataaaaacggtgcgcatacgtgcgtcactgcgattccgacCGGCACCGTTTTTTTAAGCAGTGGTGTGGCCGCTTCTTAACCCTTTAATGCAcagcacattattttttacatttttaccaGTTTAAGTAAAAAACCGGGTTATTTAGGATACAAAGAGGcctgaaaaatacaaaaaaaaaatctaatatccATATTGTGGAAATAACGTATGTTGTTTTTAAACCACAATGCCCAACTTTCACCGAACAAGATTTGTTCTTAAGTGTTGTTTAAAAACCACACCGTGCAAGGTACGAGTAAAACAATTGAtattaaaaaagaacaaaaactttaattaattacatgaaaattataaaaacagttttttttgggGGGTAAAACACAGCCGCAGCTGGCATTTGACACACTGTATCTTCGTGTAGCCACCTACACATATTTACATCTGCCTTGAATACCTGTAAATCCAGGAAAATGTCCAATATTGTCGTATCTGACACCGATTGGAGGTCTTGGGGCTGCAGGAGTCCGGATTTCAGGCTGGGGTACGTTAAAATGCTGGTTGATATTTTTCGTCCTGTTCTTTTTCAGTAGTTCAGCGGCAATTTGCAATCTGAACTTTTTCAGTGGAACCTTTTTCGTGGCTGTATTCCTTCTATATAATAACCAAGCGTTATTGACACATATATCCAGTATTTGTCCAAATATGGCCATGTACCATCGTTTTGTCTTCATATTCGAGCGATAAAGTGCAACAAGCATATCCGCCAAGTCAACGCCGCCCATGTGTACGTTGTATTGCTTGACAATCTGGGACAGTCTACATTCACTTTAGTCTTGGCGTCTTTGCAATAGCGTTGTATGGTTTCAACGGGATGAGAATCCACGAATGAACTAGCCAACGTGACGACTTTGTTGTCATGCCATTTGACAATAGCTAACCGATTTTTTTGGCAAACCACCTGCTTGCTTGTGCCTCTCTTCGTTTTCGAAAACTGCTTGTCAGTAGGGAATTTCTCTTGACAACCTCGAAGCCGATTATTTCGGATAGTACCAAGGCTGAAAATTCCCAACTCTTGACGTAAGTAGCGAATCAGTTCCAATGACGtaaaaaaattgtcaaaataTACGATCGATGGCTTCGTCGTAATGGTTTTACTGAGTGCCAACACCACTTTAGCTCCGAGGCCTAAACTGCCTTCGTAGTCATTGAATGCATAAAACCGAAAGGTGTCTTCCCCAGCATATGGCAAAAAGTCGTAAACGATACCTGAAACACCCGCTCTTACAAACATTTTAAAGCCCCATTTTTTCGGTTTTTTGGGCATGTATTGCCGTCTACTGCCTGCTCTGGTTCCCTTATAGGGAATCATCATTTCGTCGATGCTATAACGACCTTCTTCCTCAATCTTTAGGCAATTTTGACGCACTTGTTCCAATAGAGgtcgtatttaaaaaaaccggtccTCATTGGTGTCGTTATTATCGACGAAATGTAAATGTCTCCTAATAGTCTCGTATTTTCTCAGAGACATGACGTCTGCTATTGGAGGGAATCTGAACTCATTGGACCAGTAATCTCTGTATGCTGGCATTCCAACTACACCCATCATTAGAGTAAGGGCTAAAAAGTCGCGAATATCATTACATGTCATATTGATGCACTTGTTGGTTTCACTTGTCTGTACAGAGTATAAGTTCGTCTCGTCGGCAATCATTTGGATAATATTTTCCGTAAAAAgcgttaaaaaataatcactagGTGATTTTAAGGCTGGATCATACGGTGTCGAAAATGTGACAGCTTCTACTTCAGCTCGGTGCTTGAACTTTGTAAGTTTCCAATCGAAACTCAGTGGTTTTGGAacatatttctttttcttttgcttTGGAATGGGGCTATAATGGCTTTGCGTTTGGACCTAGTTTGCTGCGCTGGAGAAGGATGCGGTGACAGTAACGAAGATAAAGAGTGAAGTTGAGGTAATGGTGTTAGAGGGTTGGAATCTTGAAGCAATTGCGTGATGACGGGGTCGCAGGAATGCACTGGATATTCGAAATGTTGCAGCTTGAGGCTTGGGGCTGATCATGCTCTTCGTCTGAACTATCTAATAAGTTAAATCTCTCTAAGGATGACGGTATGGAATGTGGTTCGGAGCTTGCATCTGAATCGTCTTGTATGATAGGAGGTATTTGAGTTGATGTGTGTAATGGAATGTCAACTTCTTCATCCGAAGAGCTACTGCTATCCGACGAAACTGCATTTTCTGGTGGCACAAGAgccattatttttgaaatgcGTTCCCATTTTACCCTTCCCTGAAGCAagcaaacagaaaaaaacatgcaaaacaCAACCCAATACCAAAACcatgaagaagaaaaaaaaacaaacaaaatagtaTTATAATTTCGTTAGTAAAGTGCCCTTTTAATACACACAGTATCAAAAATCagtcagataaaaaaatataagttagcCTATCATAGTGATTGGTGAATGCACACTGTGGTTTTAAAACCACATAAGCGCGTGCAAGTGAATTTCTCAGTGCTTCGCAATGTCGTTTTAAAACAACATCGATGTTTGCAGCGTGTTAGCGTCTCAGTATTAGTGCAAAATGCAAAAGTAATCATTGTAAAACATAGGTTAGACATTCATAAATGTATTTTAGTTAGTGGAACACACAATAATacagagaaaatatttttaaatgatttattcttACCCTGCCTCCTGAGGTTGCGCGTCGTGTCGGCGCCATCTTGCCGCTAACTGACAAATTCGGTGCGCAGGAGCAATAACCTTGATGGTTCGTAAATCTCAAAGAATATAGGATTAACAAAGTCAAATCTATTTGCCACTTTAATTAACAGTATAGCCACaggatttttttacttttgatgTTGTTTTAAAACAACGCTGTGCATTAAagggttaaagccgcaggttcacggtgtaTGCAGGCCACATCCAACCTAAGCAATTGGAGGTTAATGGggacgtaataaaataaacaaataaatccaATATAGGGAGCGTCTATGTATGGAGagaaaaaaagttgtttaatcaGTCTCGAATACCCCTAAAAACTTGCATATGGACTAGTTTCTTacgtagatatttttaaattattttttcgacaTATGTTTTAGCCCTCTACCTTACCTTGAAGATTTTGATTCTTGTATGAAAACTTCGTAAtttcagataaaaataaataaatattttttaacatgaaactaccgtgagactcactcatattaaatgatattattacggataactcacgtcttaaaccgagtttaggtCGACATgtttcgtcggacagtcgtgcgagcagagcggtggcgcgtagtgtgcgtgttgcggcagccgccgagtcgcgtgctcctgagaggaagggctacgaaatagcccgaaacatgtcgagctaaactcggtttaagacgtgagttatgcgtaataatatcatttaaatattttttatgctgaAAAGTGACGGGACTTCAGCTTTAATCAAAAATTGTATACATACAGACAGTTTCGTGTTACAAGtcacataaacatacttaaacgaAAATTGGTGGTTTTGGTGGTTTTGGTAgcctatttaatttataattttggtaCATTTAGCGCGTTACAAAGGCATTTTACTTAAACTAAGGTATATTTTGAGTAAGATGACAACATAAGTTTAGGTAAAAACACAATAACAGTTTTTTCAAATCTTTGAATGACAGTAGAGGGCTCAAAGTAGgtatgaatatttatatttttaattttctcataAACCTTTGAACAAATGGCAACCTTTAAGCACTAAGTtaggacgaccggatggctaaagtggttagagaacctgactacgaagtttgaggtcctgggttcgaatcccggccgggcagatatttgtgtgaataacacgaatgtttgttctcgggtcttggatgtttaatatgtatttaagtatgtatttatctatataagtatgtttatccgttgcctagtatccatagtacaagctttgcttagtttgggactaggtcaattggtgtcaaaatgtcccatgatatttatttatttattttattcagcatacaaatccaaaaaaaaaaccctccaCCCTC encodes:
- the LOC141435522 gene encoding LOW QUALITY PROTEIN: uncharacterized protein (The sequence of the model RefSeq protein was modified relative to this genomic sequence to represent the inferred CDS: inserted 1 base in 1 codon); amino-acid sequence: MNSNLISFNCKNIIRSVECVRNLCRSADIVALQETWLLPHDLAFLGTIDDSFAFTGTSAVDTSAGXLRGRPYGGVALLWRKSTFSNVTIIKCNSVRLAAIKIELSDRCFLVFSVYMPTDSSENLVEFTECLSEISAIIENYNTESVFMLGDYNAHPGELFANELLSFCDEQVWTCIDLDMLPSDSYTFVSDAHGCRRWLDHCLVTGSAQPSIHACSVLYNTYWSDHYPICIECNFDILKPKIFVNNERVNKVIWGERHISQMENYHNICHEKLREFDFPVEFSDCCDKMCCDKGHRELLDSMYDGIICTLSEAAECSYNVNVKISCKRKHVTGWNKYVRGAHERARLCFGNWLVLGKPMSGPVYREMCESRRIFKSKLKWCQINQQQIIMDIIAEHHSNKKFGQFWKSSNRLNPRPSLPVSVAGVCDPASIANVFRSHFSVKSPLGPAARWVPDAETVSRERSVNFTAKEVSAVIRGMVRGKSPGHDSLSIEHLQHAGVHLPRVLSMFFNLCLSHSYLPENLMRTIVVPIIKNKTADSSDVNNYRPISLATVIAKVLDSLLGKYLDKHIKLNDAQFGFRPNLSCESAVLCLKETVKYYTSRKTPVYAVFLDLSKAFDLVAYDVLWKKLKNETSVPGEITSLFMHWYGSQNNCVRWARTFSDEYRLECGVRQGGLTSPTLFNLYVDALIEELSGTGIGCHINGVCVNNISYADDMVLLSPSSGALKKLLSICESYAVTNGLKYNAQKSEFMMFKPDNIRYTDAPDFLLTGVKLNRVDKFKYLGHWVTADQRDNTDIERERRALAVRCNMLARRFSKCSVPVKVTLFKAYCQSFYTCSLWVNYTQKAYSDLRVQYNSAYRALLRLPRYCSASAMFLESNTAGFAAIMRARSASMLQRVRDSRNTLLRAVVDRWDSPVLGRWIGLHAHK